In one window of Erythrolamprus reginae isolate rEryReg1 chromosome 1, rEryReg1.hap1, whole genome shotgun sequence DNA:
- the NOXRED1 gene encoding NADP-dependent oxidoreductase domain-containing protein 1 encodes MANIMANLKTFQPEYGIGTNEPLFCLRSCAKGLMVNACAHALFFCKLLNATKQKKENQKRESIEGVLAGSQAPKEDQRLKIGIIGGGHLGKQLARTLLYFGAISGKYIQISTRRPETLLEFQKLGVECFYNNKQLVGWADVAFLCCLPCHIPHICSEIQDCLQNSCTIYSLVTAIPLTRLKQLTSFCRIVKPQYKCSGNSSFCIWEANRTVLEALKDTAVIQATCPCNSKGEITVNMKWLVAVFYSAINSYTQQQLSHTRALELLNQVCFCEGNAPTSSPFLVCEHFVNPVFASTLTANDSFPWFDITTVQLKDSPLSQLLETNTSLQEIISFCYFNTITALAMKSEELGIPVTKKVPLSAVLLKPTKSLIFHMDEISAKRMEDTSSSDSEDL; translated from the exons ATGGCCAATATTATGGCAAACCTAAAGACTTTCCAGCCAGAATATGGGATTGGGACGAATGAGCCACTTTTTTGTCTGAGGTCTTGTGCCAAAGGATTGATGGTGAATGCTTGTGCCCATGCACTTTTCTTCTGCAAATTACTCAATGCGACCAA acagaaaaaagagaatcaGAAAAGGGAAAGCATTGAGGGTGTACTTGCTGGTTCCCAGGCTCCTAAGGAAGATCAAAGACTGAAGATTGGGATTATAGGTGGAGGCCATCTTGGGAAACAACTAGCCAGAACATTGTTATATTTTGGTGCCATCTCAGGAAAGTACATCCAGATCTCCACAAGACGGCCAGAAACTCTAT taGAATTCCAGAAGCTGGGAGTTGAGTGTTTCTATAACAACAAGCAGCTGGTAGGCTGGGCagatgttgcttttctctgctgtCTTCCATGTCACATTCCACATATATGTTCCGAAATTCAAGATTGTCTCCAAAACTCTTGTACTATATACAGCCTGGTCACAGCAATTCCTTTGACCAG ACTGAAGCAACTGACTTCCTTCTGTAGAATCGTGAAGCCACAGTACAAGTGCTCTGGGAACAGCTCTTTTTGTATATGGGAGGCTAACAGGACAGTTTTGGAAGCCCTCAAAGATACAGCAGTTATCCAGGCGACATGTCCTTGTAACTCCAAGG gTGAAATAACTGTCAACATGAAGTGGCTGGTAGCTGTATTTTATTCAGCTATAAATAGCTACACCCAACAACAGTTATCCCATACTAGGGCTCTAGAATTGCTCAATCAAGTATGTTTTTGTGAAGGCAATGCCCCCacctcatctccatttctagtTTGTGAACATTTTGTCAACCCAGTCTTTGCTTCCACCTTGACTGCTAATGA TTCCTTTCCCTGGTTCGATATAACAACTGTACAGCTCAAAGACTCGCCTCTTAGCCAGCttcttgaaacaaatacatctcTACAGGAAATCATTTCATTCTGTTACTTTAACACGATAACAGCATTGGCCATGAAAAGTGAAGAGTTGGGGATACCTGTGACTAAAAAGGTACCTCTTTCAGCAGTGCTATTGAAACCCACTAAATCACTGATCTTTCACATGGATGAAATTTCTGCAAAGAGGATGGAAGACACATCTAGTTCTGATTCTGAAGACTTATAA